A window of the Streptomyces sp. NBC_01351 genome harbors these coding sequences:
- a CDS encoding RiPP maturation radical SAM C-methyltransferase, whose amino-acid sequence MRVHLVTMPWQPIDLPSLQIGLLHALLTRTRPSDEVREFHGSLRWAEFLLERTDGLLRPADHAEVGSDSIFDGLGDWVFSGVLYEDADWGVARLGAYAERRGIPVDKARAMRVHAAEFVSRSASEILAEDPDVVGFTSTFMQNVSSLALAAELKRRRPGLTVVFGGSNCDGPMGHALHRNHPFVDHVVRGEGEYAFPALLAHLDAGTPPVDVPGLCWWDGGTSRANEESRRTVAPRDIASPDYDIWQAELDASPVAEYVRPKLVVEGARGCWWGEKHHCTFCGLNGSAMAFRAKPGEQLWAEVDRLVRRHRILDIVTVDNIIDMAYFTDFLPLAADSGWDLLMHYEVKSNLTTDQLALLARSGAVHIQPGIESLNNRVLDLMDKGVTGSRNVRTLRECADQSLTCTWNYLYGFPGETADDYDAVVDQFPALVHLQPPGGAFRIQLERFSPHFADPALGFAERTPAEMYGHVYDLPEEELADLVYLFDTPPRGIGGSTEQRLARAVENWRSAHAGSTLLMESGTDGDDELLVHDRRRGWPARTHRLTGWEASAFRHLGHGRSEPALHRLLTEEGHPVAPGRLAEWLGECVSLGLLFSDGRSYVSLPLRNAPVRTLTEDAEAGAGADAEAVTI is encoded by the coding sequence ATGCGCGTTCATCTGGTGACCATGCCCTGGCAGCCGATCGACCTGCCCTCGCTCCAGATCGGCCTGCTGCACGCCCTGCTGACCCGCACCCGGCCCTCGGACGAGGTCCGCGAGTTCCACGGTTCGCTGCGCTGGGCGGAATTCCTGCTGGAGCGGACGGACGGACTGCTGCGCCCGGCCGACCACGCCGAGGTGGGCAGCGACTCGATCTTCGACGGGCTCGGCGACTGGGTCTTCTCGGGCGTGCTCTACGAGGACGCCGACTGGGGTGTCGCGCGGCTCGGTGCGTACGCGGAGCGGCGCGGGATCCCGGTGGACAAGGCGCGCGCCATGCGGGTCCACGCGGCGGAGTTCGTCTCCCGCAGTGCGTCGGAGATCCTCGCGGAGGACCCGGACGTCGTCGGGTTCACCAGCACGTTCATGCAGAACGTGTCCTCGCTCGCGCTCGCCGCCGAGCTCAAGCGCCGCCGCCCGGGCCTCACCGTGGTCTTCGGCGGCAGCAACTGCGACGGGCCGATGGGCCATGCCCTGCACCGCAACCACCCCTTCGTCGACCATGTGGTGCGGGGGGAGGGCGAGTACGCGTTCCCCGCCCTGCTGGCCCATCTGGACGCCGGGACCCCGCCCGTCGACGTACCGGGCCTGTGCTGGTGGGACGGCGGGACCTCGCGGGCGAACGAGGAGTCGCGCCGTACCGTGGCGCCGCGTGACATCGCCTCGCCCGACTACGACATCTGGCAGGCGGAGCTCGACGCCTCCCCGGTGGCCGAGTACGTACGCCCGAAACTGGTCGTGGAGGGCGCGCGCGGCTGCTGGTGGGGCGAGAAGCACCACTGCACGTTCTGCGGTCTCAACGGCTCGGCGATGGCGTTCCGCGCCAAGCCCGGCGAACAGTTGTGGGCCGAGGTCGACCGGCTCGTGCGGCGGCACCGGATCCTCGACATCGTCACGGTCGACAACATCATCGACATGGCGTACTTCACGGACTTCCTGCCGCTCGCCGCCGACAGCGGCTGGGACCTCCTGATGCATTACGAGGTGAAGTCCAACCTCACCACGGACCAACTGGCGCTCCTGGCCCGCTCGGGCGCGGTGCACATCCAGCCGGGGATCGAGAGCCTCAACAACCGCGTCCTCGACCTCATGGACAAGGGCGTCACCGGCTCCCGCAACGTCCGCACGCTCCGGGAATGCGCCGACCAGTCGCTCACCTGCACGTGGAACTACCTGTACGGGTTCCCGGGCGAGACGGCGGACGACTACGACGCGGTCGTCGACCAGTTCCCCGCGCTCGTCCACCTGCAGCCGCCGGGCGGCGCGTTCCGCATCCAACTGGAGCGGTTCAGCCCACACTTCGCCGATCCCGCCCTCGGTTTCGCCGAGCGGACCCCTGCCGAGATGTACGGCCACGTGTACGACCTCCCCGAGGAGGAACTGGCCGATCTGGTCTACCTCTTCGACACCCCGCCCCGCGGGATCGGCGGGAGCACGGAGCAGCGGCTCGCACGGGCCGTCGAGAACTGGCGCTCCGCGCACGCCGGTTCGACGCTGCTGATGGAATCCGGCACCGACGGGGACGATGAGCTGCTGGTGCACGACCGGCGCCGCGGATGGCCGGCCCGCACGCACCGGCTGACCGGCTGGGAGGCCTCCGCGTTCCGGCACCTCGGACACGGCCGCTCCGAGCCCGCCCTGCACCGGCTCCTCACCGAGGAGGGACATCCGGTCGCCCCGGGACGGCTCGCGGAGTGGCTCGGCGAGTGCGTGTCCCTGGGCCTGCTGTTCTCCGACGGACGGTCGTACGTGTCGCTGCCACTGCGGAACGCTCCGGTCCGCACCCTCACCGAGGACGCCGAGGCCGGGGCCGGGGCCGACGCCGAGGCGGTGACCATATGA
- a CDS encoding DUF5825 family protein, translating into MTGGQLVMDEPLSLGAGGRGTADAVRFLRECQSEARTVRWVPDTDALPFDTGLLHHLPPPAPPPGAPVGSDEAAVWRSRYAYGLLYHRRGPDFVTVMDRRDPSAAARFTIDQPVLLAAFLAVQEPTALGELDAAHREALSLLAGERLVLVTQGWAVALPPRLRRWPVPCTSV; encoded by the coding sequence ATGACCGGCGGGCAGCTCGTCATGGACGAGCCGCTGTCACTGGGCGCGGGCGGACGCGGCACGGCGGACGCCGTGCGTTTCCTGCGCGAGTGCCAGAGCGAGGCGCGCACGGTGCGCTGGGTCCCGGACACCGACGCCCTGCCCTTCGACACGGGGCTGCTGCACCACCTCCCGCCACCGGCTCCCCCGCCCGGCGCCCCGGTCGGGTCCGACGAGGCGGCCGTATGGCGGTCCCGGTACGCGTACGGCCTGCTCTACCACCGCCGCGGGCCGGATTTCGTGACGGTCATGGACCGCCGGGATCCCTCGGCCGCGGCCCGGTTCACCATCGACCAGCCCGTACTGCTCGCCGCTTTCCTCGCCGTGCAGGAACCCACGGCCCTCGGCGAGCTCGACGCGGCGCACCGCGAGGCCCTGTCCCTGCTGGCGGGCGAGCGTCTCGTCCTGGTCACGCAGGGATGGGCGGTGGCACTGCCGCCGCGCCTGCGCCGCTGGCCCGTCCCCTGCACGAGCGTCTGA
- a CDS encoding MFS transporter, with the protein MTSSPPRPSSTAADPGVTPWGVLRRHRPFLLLCGEQAASSVGRQITALALALLAVTRLDAGPFGASVLLALTYLPGAVLSPLAGVLADRARLRSLAVTLTSLQVVVVGSVPLAGALGSLRLSHLYAVAALSGTLTWTLSVALQAALPRVVRPEQLLAGNSALTGARTMGQIGGPALGGVLVGFAGAAPALLAGSAAYAVEALLLFALPASLNRPAESTGRRGPRLAALREGLAVVRAEPVLRRQVLAGAGFNLGSGAADALFVVYATRELNLPAWQLGLVYASFSVATVAGVLFAGRFATSMELYRATRICAVVAALAIFLVPAASLGLAFPALLAYQLLFGITATVWAISMTTTQQLIAPPHLQGRVAGFAQAALLTTVPVGALSGGALAAWLGNVPVLTAAATTALLAASCFWLPHRTATTARPPAPR; encoded by the coding sequence GTGACCTCGTCGCCGCCCCGGCCCTCGTCCACGGCCGCCGACCCCGGTGTCACGCCGTGGGGTGTGCTGCGCCGGCACCGCCCGTTCCTGCTGCTCTGCGGCGAACAGGCGGCCAGTTCCGTCGGCCGGCAGATCACCGCGCTGGCACTGGCGCTGCTGGCCGTGACCCGGCTGGACGCGGGCCCGTTCGGGGCGTCGGTGCTGCTGGCCCTGACCTATCTCCCCGGCGCCGTGCTCAGCCCCCTCGCCGGTGTGCTCGCCGACCGGGCCCGGCTGCGCAGCCTGGCCGTCACGCTCACCTCGCTACAGGTGGTGGTCGTCGGCTCGGTCCCGCTCGCCGGGGCGCTCGGGAGCCTGCGCCTGTCGCACCTGTACGCGGTGGCCGCCCTGTCGGGCACGCTGACGTGGACGCTCTCGGTGGCACTGCAGGCGGCGCTGCCCCGGGTGGTCCGGCCCGAGCAGCTCCTGGCCGGCAACTCGGCTCTGACCGGCGCCCGCACGATGGGCCAGATCGGCGGGCCCGCCCTGGGCGGCGTCCTCGTCGGCTTCGCCGGGGCGGCCCCGGCCCTGCTGGCGGGCAGCGCCGCCTACGCCGTCGAGGCCCTGCTGCTGTTCGCCCTGCCCGCGTCGCTGAACCGACCGGCCGAGTCCACCGGACGCCGGGGCCCCCGGCTCGCCGCGCTCCGCGAGGGGCTCGCGGTGGTCCGGGCGGAACCGGTGCTGCGCCGGCAGGTGCTCGCGGGCGCCGGGTTCAACCTCGGCAGCGGCGCCGCGGACGCGCTCTTCGTCGTCTACGCCACCCGGGAACTCAACCTCCCCGCATGGCAGTTGGGGCTCGTCTACGCCTCGTTCAGCGTCGCCACCGTCGCCGGAGTCCTCTTCGCGGGCCGGTTCGCGACCTCCATGGAGCTGTACCGGGCGACACGGATCTGCGCGGTGGTGGCAGCCCTCGCGATCTTCCTGGTCCCGGCGGCCTCGCTGGGGCTCGCCTTCCCGGCGCTGCTCGCGTACCAACTGCTCTTCGGCATCACGGCGACGGTGTGGGCGATCTCCATGACGACCACCCAGCAACTGATCGCCCCGCCCCACCTCCAGGGCCGCGTCGCCGGTTTCGCCCAGGCGGCGCTCCTGACGACCGTCCCGGTCGGGGCCCTGTCCGGAGGCGCGCTGGCGGCCTGGCTGGGCAACGTCCCGGTCCTGACCGCCGCGGCGACGACGGCCCTCCTGGCCGCGTCCTGCTTCTGGCTGCCCCACCGCACCGCCACCACCGCACGACCGCCCGCCCCACGTTGA
- the msrB gene encoding peptide-methionine (R)-S-oxide reductase MsrB, giving the protein MSYEVQKTDEQWQAELTPSEYQVLRLAGTEPAFRGEYTDTKTEGVYSCRGCGSELFRSTEKFESHCGWPSFYDPKDTEAVELIADTSHGMVRTEVRCAKCGSHLGHVFEGEGYPTPTDQRYCINSISLRLTPGGGAS; this is encoded by the coding sequence ATGTCGTACGAGGTCCAGAAGACGGACGAGCAGTGGCAGGCCGAGCTGACCCCGTCCGAGTACCAGGTGCTCCGACTCGCGGGCACCGAGCCGGCCTTCCGGGGTGAGTACACCGACACCAAGACGGAGGGCGTCTACTCCTGTCGCGGCTGCGGCTCCGAGCTGTTCCGTTCCACGGAGAAGTTCGAGTCGCACTGCGGCTGGCCGTCCTTCTACGACCCGAAGGACACCGAGGCCGTCGAGCTGATCGCCGACACCTCGCACGGCATGGTCCGCACGGAGGTCCGCTGCGCGAAGTGCGGCTCGCACTTGGGCCACGTCTTCGAGGGCGAGGGCTACCCGACCCCCACGGACCAGCGGTACTGCATCAACTCGATCTCCCTGCGGCTGACCCCGGGCGGCGGGGCGAGCTGA
- the murC gene encoding UDP-N-acetylmuramate--L-alanine ligase: protein MKPGLPTAMERPHFIGIGGAGMSGIAKILAQRGAKVAGSDSRDSETAQALRAHGATVHIGHAAGHLDPDSTCVVVSSAIRADNPELARAAELGIPVVHRSDALAALMDGLRPIAVAGTHGKTTTTSMLAVSLSALGLDPSYAIGGDLDAPGSNAHHGEGDIFVAEADESDRSFHKYTPQVAIILNAELDHHANYASMDEIHESFETFVGKVVPGGTLVVAHGQEGAAEIARRVAGREGLNVVTYGEEPEADVRITKITPRGLTSEVTVVIDGRMLTFTVSVPGRHYAHNAVAALAAGVALGIPAHNLASALGKYTGVKRRLQLKGEAAGVQVIDSYAHHPTEMTADLEAIRGAAGDSRILVVFQPHLFSRTQELGKEMGQSLSLADASVVLDIYPAREDPIPGITSEIIIAAARAAGADVTAEHSKEAVADVIAGMAKPGDLVLTMGAGDVTDLGPQILARLSN from the coding sequence ATGAAGCCCGGCCTGCCGACCGCCATGGAACGGCCCCACTTCATCGGCATCGGCGGCGCCGGCATGTCCGGCATCGCGAAGATCCTCGCCCAGCGCGGCGCGAAGGTGGCCGGCAGCGACTCCCGTGACTCCGAGACCGCCCAGGCGCTGCGCGCCCACGGAGCCACGGTCCACATCGGGCACGCCGCCGGTCACCTGGACCCCGACTCCACCTGCGTGGTCGTCTCCAGCGCCATCCGCGCCGACAACCCGGAGCTGGCCCGCGCCGCCGAGCTCGGCATCCCCGTCGTGCACCGCTCCGACGCCCTCGCCGCCCTGATGGACGGGCTGCGGCCGATCGCGGTCGCCGGTACGCACGGCAAGACCACCACCACCTCGATGCTGGCGGTGTCCCTCTCGGCCCTGGGCCTGGACCCCTCGTACGCCATCGGCGGCGACCTGGACGCCCCCGGCTCCAACGCCCACCACGGCGAGGGCGACATCTTCGTCGCCGAGGCGGACGAGAGCGACCGCAGCTTCCACAAGTACACCCCGCAGGTCGCGATCATCCTCAACGCGGAGCTCGACCACCACGCGAACTACGCGTCGATGGACGAGATCCACGAGTCCTTCGAGACCTTCGTCGGCAAGGTCGTGCCGGGCGGCACCCTGGTCGTCGCCCACGGCCAGGAGGGCGCCGCCGAGATCGCCCGCCGCGTCGCCGGCCGCGAGGGCCTGAACGTCGTCACGTACGGCGAGGAGCCCGAGGCCGACGTCCGCATCACCAAGATCACCCCGCGTGGTCTGACCAGCGAGGTCACCGTCGTCATCGACGGCCGCATGCTCACCTTCACCGTCTCCGTCCCCGGCCGCCACTACGCGCACAACGCGGTGGCCGCCCTCGCCGCCGGTGTCGCCCTCGGCATCCCGGCGCACAACCTGGCCTCCGCGCTCGGCAAGTACACCGGCGTCAAGCGCCGCCTCCAGCTCAAGGGCGAGGCCGCCGGAGTGCAGGTCATCGACTCGTACGCGCACCACCCGACCGAGATGACCGCCGACCTGGAGGCCATCCGCGGCGCCGCCGGGGACTCCCGGATCCTCGTCGTCTTCCAGCCCCACCTCTTCTCCCGCACCCAGGAACTGGGCAAGGAGATGGGCCAGTCCCTCTCCCTGGCCGACGCCTCCGTGGTCCTGGACATCTACCCGGCCCGCGAAGACCCGATCCCGGGCATCACCAGCGAGATCATCATCGCCGCGGCCCGCGCCGCCGGGGCCGACGTCACCGCCGAGCACTCCAAGGAGGCCGTCGCCGACGTCATCGCGGGAATGGCCAAGCCCGGTGATCTCGTTCTCACGATGGGCGCGGGCGACGTCACGGATCTGGGACCCCAGATCCTCGCCCGTCTGTCGAACTGA
- a CDS encoding indole-3-glycerol phosphate synthase produces the protein MFTSVLMIEQPLTAVDVDFVTTLHGDDSVSFVVLMQPRGDQDRLLRAIDDVALGELPEAIHEGDEPEGAAARGPAEQALEYSMEALRKKGANVIGQIIEDHPLDKLKSVVEETGADEVIVLTAPHFVEEFFHRDWASRARHKVGVPVLKLFAHNE, from the coding sequence GTGTTCACGAGCGTATTGATGATCGAGCAGCCCCTGACCGCGGTGGACGTGGACTTCGTCACCACCCTGCACGGAGACGACTCGGTCTCCTTCGTCGTCCTCATGCAACCCCGCGGCGACCAGGACCGGCTGCTGCGGGCCATCGACGACGTAGCGCTCGGTGAGCTCCCCGAGGCCATTCACGAGGGCGACGAACCCGAGGGCGCGGCCGCCCGGGGCCCCGCCGAGCAGGCACTCGAGTACTCCATGGAGGCCCTGCGGAAGAAGGGCGCCAACGTCATCGGACAGATCATCGAGGACCATCCGCTCGACAAGCTGAAGTCCGTCGTCGAGGAGACCGGCGCCGACGAGGTGATCGTCCTGACCGCCCCGCACTTCGTGGAGGAGTTCTTCCACCGGGACTGGGCCTCCCGGGCCCGCCACAAGGTCGGCGTTCCGGTGCTCAAGCTCTTCGCCCACAACGAATAG
- a CDS encoding pyrimidine reductase family protein — protein sequence MRRLFPVTDQTPASPQAPADREWSLDELAEAYAYPALGPGDHWLRANMVSTLDGAAQHEGRSQPISDETDMRIFGTLRALADVVVVGAETVRQEGYRPARAREAFAARRAAAGQGPAPAIAVVTASMDLDFTLPLFTSPLVPTLVVTGAAAPAGRVAQALKAGAEVVVAGEGEGVDAARVVRELAARGLRRQLTEGGPRLLGQFVAADALDELCLTISPMLTAGGAQRIAGGPSVTVPHRLAPACLLEEAGFLFTRYRRI from the coding sequence ATGCGACGCCTGTTCCCTGTGACCGATCAGACACCCGCTTCCCCCCAGGCCCCGGCCGACCGGGAGTGGTCCCTGGACGAGCTCGCGGAGGCCTACGCCTACCCCGCGCTCGGCCCCGGAGACCACTGGCTGCGGGCGAACATGGTCTCCACCCTGGACGGCGCGGCCCAGCACGAGGGCCGCTCACAGCCCATCTCCGACGAGACCGACATGCGGATCTTCGGCACCCTGCGGGCGCTGGCCGATGTGGTGGTCGTCGGAGCGGAAACGGTTCGCCAGGAGGGCTACCGTCCGGCCCGGGCCCGGGAGGCCTTCGCGGCCCGCCGCGCGGCCGCCGGCCAGGGCCCGGCCCCGGCCATCGCGGTGGTCACCGCGAGCATGGACCTGGACTTCACCCTCCCCCTCTTCACCTCCCCCCTGGTGCCCACCCTGGTGGTCACCGGCGCCGCCGCGCCCGCCGGGCGGGTGGCGCAGGCCCTCAAGGCCGGGGCCGAGGTCGTGGTGGCCGGTGAAGGCGAGGGCGTGGACGCGGCCCGGGTCGTCCGGGAGCTCGCCGCGCGGGGGCTGCGCCGCCAGCTCACGGAGGGCGGTCCCCGGCTGCTGGGCCAGTTCGTGGCCGCCGACGCCCTGGACGAGCTGTGCCTGACGATCTCCCCGATGCTCACGGCGGGTGGCGCCCAGCGGATCGCCGGAGGACCGTCCGTCACGGTTCCGCACCGGCTCGCGCCCGCCTGTCTGCTGGAAGAGGCCGGGTTCCTCTTCACGCGTTACCGTCGGATCTGA
- the zapE gene encoding cell division protein ZapE, protein MADAGPQALCAREPRVPAERLVAEMVPPPRFDSVRFDTYNPDPTQPSQSEAVTVLSGFAAGLGGAHASGAAKKRWFSKKPAAPTAPRGVYLDGGYGVGKTHLLASLWHATPAEPALKAFGTFVELTNLVGALGFQQTVQTLGGHRLLCIDEFELDDPGDTVLVSSLLSRLVEQGVALAATSNTLPGKLGEGRFAAVDFLREIQGLSAHFRPLRIDGQDYRHRGLPEAPAPFSDEQVAKAAYATPGASLDDFPHLLDHLAKVHPSRYGALTDGITAVCLTDVGAVPDQSTALRLVVLADRLYDREIPVLASGVPFDHLFSEEMLNGGYRKKYFRAISRLTALARDAKPLVSQ, encoded by the coding sequence ATAGCCGACGCGGGCCCGCAGGCACTGTGCGCCCGCGAGCCGCGCGTGCCCGCCGAACGGCTGGTGGCCGAGATGGTCCCGCCGCCGCGTTTCGACTCGGTGCGCTTCGATACGTACAACCCGGACCCGACGCAGCCCAGCCAGTCCGAGGCCGTCACCGTGCTCAGCGGCTTCGCCGCGGGCCTCGGCGGGGCGCACGCGAGCGGCGCCGCGAAGAAGCGGTGGTTCTCCAAGAAGCCGGCCGCCCCCACCGCCCCGCGCGGGGTCTACCTCGACGGCGGCTACGGCGTCGGCAAGACCCACCTGCTGGCCTCGTTGTGGCACGCCACCCCGGCCGAACCCGCGCTCAAGGCCTTCGGCACCTTCGTGGAGCTGACGAACCTGGTCGGCGCGCTCGGCTTCCAGCAGACCGTGCAGACCCTGGGCGGGCACCGCCTCCTGTGCATCGACGAGTTCGAGCTGGACGACCCGGGCGACACCGTCCTGGTGTCCTCCCTGCTCAGCCGCCTCGTCGAGCAGGGCGTGGCACTGGCCGCGACCTCCAACACCCTGCCCGGCAAGCTCGGCGAGGGCCGCTTCGCCGCCGTCGACTTCCTGCGGGAGATCCAGGGCCTGTCGGCGCACTTCCGGCCGCTGCGCATCGACGGCCAGGACTACCGCCACCGCGGCCTGCCGGAGGCCCCGGCGCCGTTCTCCGACGAGCAGGTCGCCAAGGCCGCGTACGCGACCCCGGGCGCGAGCCTGGACGACTTCCCCCACCTCCTGGACCACCTCGCCAAGGTCCACCCGAGCCGCTACGGCGCGCTGACCGACGGGATCACGGCGGTCTGCCTGACCGACGTGGGCGCGGTGCCGGACCAGTCGACCGCGCTGCGGCTGGTGGTCCTGGCCGACCGGCTGTACGACCGCGAGATACCCGTGCTCGCCTCGGGGGTCCCCTTCGATCACCTGTTCAGTGAAGAGATGCTGAACGGCGGATACCGCAAGAAGTACTTCCGCGCCATCTCGCGGCTCACCGCGCTGGCACGCGACGCGAAGCCCCTGGTGTCCCAGTAG
- a CDS encoding OsmC family protein, which translates to MAATRNAHAVWEGDLLTGKGVVTLDSSGLGSYPVSWPARTDEAANGRTSPEELIAAAHSSCYNMAFSNILAKAGNPPAKLTTSAAVTFVPGQGITGIHLTTEGEVPGLDNEAFVAAAEDAKKNCPVSQALTGTTITLSAKLV; encoded by the coding sequence ATGGCCGCCACACGCAACGCCCATGCCGTCTGGGAGGGCGACCTGCTCACGGGCAAGGGCGTCGTCACCCTCGACTCCTCCGGCCTCGGCAGCTACCCGGTCTCCTGGCCCGCGCGCACCGACGAGGCCGCGAACGGGCGGACCAGCCCGGAGGAGCTCATCGCCGCCGCGCACTCCAGCTGCTACAACATGGCCTTCTCGAACATCCTGGCGAAGGCGGGCAACCCCCCGGCCAAGCTGACCACTTCGGCCGCCGTCACCTTCGTGCCGGGCCAGGGCATCACCGGCATCCACCTCACCACCGAGGGCGAGGTGCCGGGCCTCGACAACGAAGCCTTCGTCGCCGCGGCCGAGGACGCCAAGAAGAACTGCCCGGTCAGCCAGGCCCTGACCGGCACCACGATCACCCTGAGCGCCAAGCTCGTCTGA
- a CDS encoding HAD family hydrolase, producing the protein MSIKAVFFDCWDTLLQDAVELSEEIDARIAELVSAGLRVEREPVERAVRGEGEEFSARIRDGRTVVTPAMRLGSVLDALAGPGTAARHEELVARTLAAVDDAIRHVPPEVVPGAHEMLRDLRSAGLVMCVVSNTGWTSTDAVTGALDRQALLPYFRTCYFSGDGYRPKPSPEMFALALRDLGLDPSHALHVGDQAQTDAVAALAAGLRSVVLLEGGSRYSARRGAEPGEDRRIIRVGSLDAGREAVLGIVDRPR; encoded by the coding sequence ATGAGCATCAAAGCCGTTTTCTTCGACTGCTGGGACACCCTCCTGCAGGATGCCGTGGAGCTGAGCGAGGAGATCGACGCGCGCATCGCGGAGCTGGTGTCCGCCGGTCTGCGCGTGGAACGCGAGCCGGTCGAGCGGGCCGTGCGCGGGGAAGGCGAGGAGTTCTCCGCGAGGATCCGCGACGGACGCACGGTGGTGACGCCCGCGATGCGCCTGGGGTCCGTCCTCGACGCCCTGGCCGGTCCCGGCACCGCCGCGCGCCACGAGGAACTCGTCGCCCGCACGCTGGCCGCGGTGGACGACGCGATCCGGCACGTGCCCCCCGAAGTCGTCCCCGGTGCCCACGAGATGCTGCGGGACCTCCGCTCCGCGGGGCTGGTCATGTGCGTGGTGTCCAACACGGGATGGACCTCTACGGACGCGGTCACCGGCGCCCTCGACCGGCAGGCCCTGCTGCCCTACTTCCGCACGTGCTACTTCTCGGGTGACGGATACCGGCCCAAGCCGAGCCCGGAGATGTTCGCGCTCGCGCTGCGGGACCTCGGACTCGACCCCTCGCACGCACTGCACGTCGGTGACCAGGCCCAGACCGACGCGGTCGCGGCGTTGGCCGCGGGGCTCAGGAGCGTCGTACTGCTGGAGGGAGGATCGCGTTACAGTGCCCGCCGCGGAGCAGAGCCGGGAGAAGACCGGCGGATCATCAGGGTCGGCTCGCTCGATGCCGGACGGGAAGCCGTCCTCGGCATCGTCGACCGCCCGCGCTGA
- a CDS encoding TIR domain-containing protein has product MRKPRLFIASSSEGLPYAEAIFSQLERTTEPSLWTHDMFKPSETFVESLERIVTSTDYAVAVLSPDDLRVMRGTSSSVPRDNVIFEMGLLVGKLGRNKVFMVTPQGKDTGLPSDISGVSLLGYAQRQDGNLVASVATACRRISDSLTARSRGRNPFSTVAFWNNVQERHRAGLDLRSLVEDAQESVFVSGISLRYLVHLCSNQLREALASGTTVDVLLPSNESVENGHYDRHKSYVREEFPLAVARWREFAQSLGDDQRSRLSVTQTPLLLTHSIGVYDGAMYVNSFCAGLDSQELPSFRIDADFDAYRAYLTDIGTHLRAGVRTAGDRTETVIQTLLEQTDRSA; this is encoded by the coding sequence GTGCGCAAACCACGACTGTTCATCGCGTCGTCGTCGGAGGGGCTTCCCTACGCCGAGGCCATTTTCTCGCAGTTGGAGCGGACGACCGAGCCGAGTCTGTGGACCCACGACATGTTCAAGCCGAGCGAGACGTTCGTGGAGAGCCTGGAGCGCATCGTCACCAGCACGGACTACGCGGTGGCCGTCCTGTCGCCGGACGACCTGCGGGTGATGCGCGGAACCAGTTCGTCCGTGCCGCGCGACAACGTGATCTTCGAGATGGGCCTGCTGGTCGGCAAGCTCGGCCGCAACAAGGTCTTCATGGTCACCCCGCAGGGCAAGGACACCGGCCTGCCGAGCGACATCTCGGGCGTCTCCCTGCTCGGTTACGCGCAGCGGCAGGACGGGAACCTCGTCGCGAGCGTCGCCACGGCCTGCCGGAGGATCTCCGACAGCCTCACCGCCCGCAGCAGAGGCCGCAATCCCTTCTCCACCGTCGCCTTCTGGAACAACGTGCAGGAGCGCCACCGGGCCGGCCTGGATCTGCGGAGCCTGGTGGAGGACGCGCAGGAGTCCGTCTTCGTCTCCGGCATCTCGCTGAGGTACCTGGTGCACCTGTGCTCCAACCAGCTCCGCGAGGCGCTCGCCTCCGGTACCACGGTCGATGTCCTGCTGCCGTCGAACGAGTCGGTGGAGAACGGTCACTACGACCGGCACAAGTCCTATGTCCGGGAGGAGTTCCCGCTCGCCGTCGCCCGCTGGAGGGAGTTCGCGCAGAGCCTCGGTGACGACCAGAGGTCCCGGCTGAGCGTCACCCAGACCCCGCTGCTGCTGACGCACTCCATTGGTGTCTACGACGGTGCGATGTACGTCAATTCCTTCTGCGCCGGACTGGATTCGCAGGAACTCCCCAGTTTCCGCATCGATGCGGACTTCGATGCGTACCGTGCCTACCTGACCGACATCGGCACGCACCTGAGAGCCGGTGTCAGGACGGCGGGAGACCGCACCGAGACCGTCATCCAGACCCTGCTCGAGCAGACGGACCGGAGTGCATGA